The Mangrovivirga cuniculi genomic sequence ATTGGTTTCATCGATCAGAGAAGCCTTTTTATTTCGCCCCAGGGCGGCAACCGAGGATATAAATAAAAGAGGTTTATTACCTTCCTTAAGGCAAATATTCACGACATTCTCAGTTCCCTTGATGTTAACGTCAAACATTTCTTCTTTTTCGGAAGAATCAAAGGAAACAATGGCCACACCATGAATAACGTATTCAGCTTTCTTAATTAATTCAGTCAGCTTTTCGTAATCGTCTATGGGGCATTTTTCGTAAATGACATTCTCCGGATTAGATAAGAAGTCTCCCTCTGGCTGATTTGAGTTATAGGTTGCAACAACTTTATGCCCTTCAGCCGAAAATTTTTCAGTCAGATATCTTCCAATTAATCCGCTACTTCCCAGTATCAAAATCATAGTGACTGATTCAAATATTTTTTTTCCAATAAATTTCTGAATGCCTTTTTATTCATAATACTCTCGAGGTATTCCAGATGTTTTAATTTATGACAATCTGAACCGACAAAGTCAACGGAACCTTCTTTGATCAGTTTCTCAACATGCTTTTTAGCCTGTGGAGAATAATATCCTCCAAGGCTATTGGCATTAATCTGAAACAAAACACCCCGGTCTTTCATCCGACCAAACAAATTATTTTCAAACAGGTAGGGATATCTCTCCGGATGGGCCCAGACTGGCCTGAGTCCTTTGGAGAACATAAGAAATATCACCTCCTCTATGTTTGCCGGCGGATTGATATAGGATGTCTCAAAAAGCAGGTAATTATCCCCAAAGGTTAATAACTGCTCATCGTTTTCAACTTTTTTTGCAAATGAATCGTCAAGATAATATTCTGCAGCAAAATCGATGGATATTGGAAGATTCTCTTTTTCTACTGCATCGATAACCTGATGGTATGCATTACTGATTGTTACAGGAGTGTTTTTGTAAAAGTCACTCATAATATGAGGTGTCGCTATGAGTTTCTCATATCCTAAATCAATAAACTTTCTGATTACAATTAATGACTCCTCTACTGACTTGACTCCGTCGTCTATCCCGGGAAGAATATGCGAGTGCATATCAACTTTGAAGGGAAGCTTTGTGATCTTTTTTTTTGATCTGAAAAGTGAAAACACTTATTTATCCTTCTTTTTTTAAAAATCTCAATAATTTCCGTGGCTTGATTCCTGATTCTTCATCCTCAGCATAATAACCATAGCCATAATTATACCCATAACCTTTATTCATGGAATGCAAACTTAAGTCATTTAGAATTACTGAGATATTTTTAAACCTGTTAATATGCTTCAGTCGATTTAAAGTTTTTATAAATTTTCTCTTACTGTAATCAGCTCTTACTACATAAACAGAAAGATCAGAAAGTTTCATGGCCATCACTCCGTCAGAAACTATACCTACAGGAGGCGTATCAAGAATTACCACATCAAATTCGGCCCTTAATTTTCTTATCACCTCTTTGAATGAATCACCCATCAGCAACTCAGAAGGATTTGGAGGTGTAGGTCCGGAAGGGATATAATAAAGGTTTTCTTGTTTTGTCTTTCTGATTGTACGATCCAAATCGTGCTTACCAATGAGTAAGGTACTCATCCCGGAAGTCATATATTCTTCATCAAAAGCTAGGTTTACCTTAGGCTTTCTCATATCAAGATCAAGGACGATCACTTTAAAGCCTGACATGGCAATTATACCTCCAAGATTAACAGAAACGAAAGTTTTTCCCTCCCCACTAACAGTAGACGAAACAGTAACGACTCTGCTTCCGGAGCTCTGATGCAGGAATTCCATATTAGTCCGTATGGATCTCAATGACTCGCTGACCATTGATTTTGGACTGTCTTTGACAATAAGTCGTGTTGTTTCCAGCTTTTCCTTTTTGTAATTTGGAACTACCCCAAGAACCGGAGTAGATGTCAGTCTTTCCAACTCACTCTGGCTTGAAATCTTGTCGTGTAAAAGATACCTGGATGCAACAAAAACAAGTGATAAAAACAACCCACTTACAATGGCTATTCCATAGGCCAGCATTGGATTAGGCCTGATCGGACTGCCGGGTAATGTTGCACTCGACAATATCGTAAATTCCGGAATAGTTCCTGCCTGGGCGATCTCAAACTCCATTTTATTTTGTGCCAGGGTAAGGTATATTTCCTCCTGAAGTTCGTAAAACCTTCTGGATTTATTATACTCAGTTCCTTTAGATGGCATCGATTTAAAATCTCCGCCCAGTTCAGCTTTTTGTTTTGCTATCCTGCCTAATTCATCTGAAATATTCTTCTCAAGATAAGCTAACTGATCATTTAGCTCTTGCTTGTGAATTTTTAATTCATTATTAAGCTTTCTTACAGCATATGTATTCTCATTATATTTCTCAAGCAGCTGAAGCCTCTCTGTTTCCAGAACATTAATTTCTTCGATTAATTCGGTAATGGATTCAGGGAAATTTTCAAGGGTTAATGAACCGAATTCGAGTTGCTCATTATTTCCAAGTTGTGCTTGTACCTTATCAATTTTAATCTGATAAATCTTTAACGCCCTCTTCTGACTATCAAGTTGATTTAAAAACTGGATGGTCTCGGCCATATCTTTTTGAAGATCTACCGTTTGATTTTCTATTGTAAAGGATTCGAAATAATTCTCGTAATTCTCTAGCGTTTGAGCAGTGTTCCCCATCTGTTCTTCCAGAAAAGCAATTTTTTGCTTATTAGCCTGCATTTTCTGCTCGCGTGAGTATTCCAGGTATAAGGAATCGATCGTATTTACTACATCATATGCCTTATACTTGTCATTATCAGTAAAAGTGATTTTAATAGTATTAGCTGCTAACGACTGTGCTTCAACTTTAAGGTTTTGCTGAATAAAGTTTATTT encodes the following:
- a CDS encoding GumC family protein is translated as MDWEKLASISRKSIPFIILIFALTISAAIFYVRYIPPLFESSSELKLDVKDETSVLTFGVDPQKNNMNALSGEMELLRSKVFFSRLIDSLDLDVTIRTTFGSLKNEERYRNKPFRVDYQVKSADLHNRLFNVHISSKEHYTLTYELGEVTQRFEANFGKPLVVNGGIITLFLTEHYSRGEGFDDYSFKINNKESQINFIQQNLKVEAQSLAANTIKITFTDNDKYKAYDVVNTIDSLYLEYSREQKMQANKQKIAFLEEQMGNTAQTLENYENYFESFTIENQTVDLQKDMAETIQFLNQLDSQKRALKIYQIKIDKVQAQLGNNEQLEFGSLTLENFPESITELIEEINVLETERLQLLEKYNENTYAVRKLNNELKIHKQELNDQLAYLEKNISDELGRIAKQKAELGGDFKSMPSKGTEYNKSRRFYELQEEIYLTLAQNKMEFEIAQAGTIPEFTILSSATLPGSPIRPNPMLAYGIAIVSGLFLSLVFVASRYLLHDKISSQSELERLTSTPVLGVVPNYKKEKLETTRLIVKDSPKSMVSESLRSIRTNMEFLHQSSGSRVVTVSSTVSGEGKTFVSVNLGGIIAMSGFKVIVLDLDMRKPKVNLAFDEEYMTSGMSTLLIGKHDLDRTIRKTKQENLYYIPSGPTPPNPSELLMGDSFKEVIRKLRAEFDVVILDTPPVGIVSDGVMAMKLSDLSVYVVRADYSKRKFIKTLNRLKHINRFKNISVILNDLSLHSMNKGYGYNYGYGYYAEDEESGIKPRKLLRFLKKEG
- a CDS encoding tyrosine-protein phosphatase — protein: MHSHILPGIDDGVKSVEESLIVIRKFIDLGYEKLIATPHIMSDFYKNTPVTISNAYHQVIDAVEKENLPISIDFAAEYYLDDSFAKKVENDEQLLTFGDNYLLFETSYINPPANIEEVIFLMFSKGLRPVWAHPERYPYLFENNLFGRMKDRGVLFQINANSLGGYYSPQAKKHVEKLIKEGSVDFVGSDCHKLKHLEYLESIMNKKAFRNLLEKKYLNQSL